A single genomic interval of Zingiber officinale cultivar Zhangliang chromosome 4A, Zo_v1.1, whole genome shotgun sequence harbors:
- the LOC121973210 gene encoding NAC domain-containing protein 22-like — MKRQSTATTTRRRKKERMERSESPIDLPGFRFHPTEEELLDFYLRQMAHGRKLNFDIIGTLNIYLHEPWELPGLAKIGEREWYFFVPRDRRSSNGGRPNRTTERGFWKATGSDRPIRRASEPRRVLGVKKTLVFYRGRAPRGTKTDWVMNEYRLPESSTGAGDMPVKEDIVLCKVYRKATSLKELEQRAKMEDVKASPAHISMTTTDNTSHSDQDNQLQSPLAPFYCGVKEMKEEVPKDFEATSSSSSSLPSTSSVVRPTMLPELQVPKMDLEWMQDPFLTQLRSPWMDLWSPNYANILNY, encoded by the exons ATGAAGAGACAGAGCACAGCAACAACGacgagaagaagaaagaaagaaagaatggAGAGAAGTGAGTCCCCGATCGATCTTCCCGGCTTCCGATTTCACCCCACGGAGGAGGAGCTGCTGGATTTCTACCTGAGGCAGATGGCTCATGGCAGGAAGCTCAACTTCGATATCATCGGCACTCTCAATATCTACCTTCATGAACCATGGGAGCTTCCAG GTTTGGCGAAGATAGGGGAGAGGGAGTGGTACTTCTTCGTGCCGAGGGACCGCCGGAGCAGCAACGGCGGCCGGCCCAACCGGACCACAGAGCGCGGGTTCTGGAAGGCCACGGGGTCCGACCGGCCGATCCGGAGGGCATCCGAGCCTCGGCGCGTCCTCGGGGTGAAGAAGACGCTAGTTTTCTACCGAGGGCGTGCCCCGCGCGGCACCAAGACAGATTGGGTCATGAACGAGTACCGCCTGCCGGAGAGCAGCACCGGCGCCGGCGACATGCCTGTCAAG GAAGATATAGTCCTGTGCAAGGTATACAGGAAAGCCACATCGCTGAAGGAATTGGAACAGAGAGCGAAAATGGAGGATGTGAAGGCCTCACCGGCCCACATATCCATGACTACGACAGACAACACATCCCACTCCGACCAAGACAACCAGCTGCAGAGCCCGCTGGCTCCGTTCTACTGCGGCGTCAAAGAGATGAAAGAAGAGGTGCCGAAAGATTTCGAGGCGACTTCGTCATCCTCCTCCTCGCTGCCCTCGACATCATCGGTCGTGAGGCCGACGATGCTTCCGGAGCTCCAGGTCCCGAAGATGGATCTGGAGTGGATGCAGGATCCTTTCTTGACGCAGCTACGGAGCCCATGGATGGACCTCTGGTCTCCTAATTATGCCAACATCCTTAACTACTAG